A DNA window from Arachis duranensis cultivar V14167 chromosome 3, aradu.V14167.gnm2.J7QH, whole genome shotgun sequence contains the following coding sequences:
- the LOC107481996 gene encoding phospholipase A1-Igamma3, chloroplastic, whose amino-acid sequence MFITMALSSSAVIHNHMNINMKRFNMVRVHQELTLEIPKSKRPNRATHLAESICNVLHRSPSRSIDLLRYHEEKLSTPTMSPREDISQKWRQIHGCSNWENILDPLHPCLRREILKYGEFAQATYDAFDYDSLSQYCGSCRYNRNKLFQKLGLSRNGYAVTKYIYAMSHIDLPRWLERSLVADTWSRDSNWIGYVAVSDEQETRRIGRRDIAVAWRGTVAPCEWYEDFQRKLDPIGKKGAKVEHGFLSIYTSKSDTTRYNKSSASDQVMKEITKLVKFYEQKGEEVSVTITGHSLGGALALLNAYETAYKVPNNVPISVISFGAPRVGNITFKQELEEMGVKTLRVVVKQDWVHRMPGLVFNEAFKVFDEITSLEWVYTHVGAELKLDVGTSPYLKGGGMNLSGFHSLETYLHLVDGYLSSETPFRNEAKRDVALVNKYCDMLVDELRIPQCWYQLANKGLVCNDHGRWVKPKRDPDDIPSHHDDPLVPDETQTYMMTLVSS is encoded by the coding sequence atgTTCATCACCATGGCACTCTCCAGTTCCGCCGTAATCCACAATCACATGAACATAAACATGAAACGGTTCAATATGGTTCGAGTTCATCAAGAATTGACTCTTGAAATTCCAAAATCAAAGAGGCCAAACAGGGCGACGCATTTGGCGGAATCCATTTGCAATGTCCTTCATCGTTCTCCTTCACGCAGCATAGACTTGCTAAGGTACCATGAAGAGAAACTTTCAACGCCAACCATGTCTCCAAGAGAAGACATCTCACAAAAATGGCGCCAAATCCATGGTTGCTCAAACTGGGAGAACATTCTAGATCCTCTTCATCCCTGCCTACGCAGAGAAATTCTCAAGTACGGAGAATTCGCACAAGCCACCTACGACGCCTTTGATTATGACTCTCTCTCCCAGTACTGTGGCAGTTGCCGTTACAACCGTAACAAACTCTTTCAGAAATTGGGTCTTTCTAGAAACGGTTACGCCGTTACTAAGTACATATATGCCATGTCACACATCGATCTGCCACGCTGGCTTGAGAGGTCTCTCGTGGCTGACACGTGGAGCAGAGACTCCAATTGGATTGGTTACGTGGCTGTAAGCGACGAACAAGAGACACGTAGGATTGGAAGGCGGGACATCGCGGTTGCGTGGCGTGGCACGGTGGCGCCATGCGAGTGGTACGAGGATTTTCAGAGGAAATTGGATCCAATTGGGAAAAAAGGCGCCAAAGTGGAGCATGGCTTTTTAAGCATTTACACTTCCAAGAGTGACACAACAAGGTATAACAAATCAAGTGCGTCTGATCAGGTGATGAAGGAGATTACAAAATTGGTGAAATTCTATGAACAAAAAGGTGAGGAAGTTAGTGTCACAATCACTGGGCATAGCCTGGGTGGTGCATTGGCGTTGCTGAATGCATATGAAACAGCATATAAAGTTCCAAATAATGTTCCAATTAGTGTAATATCTTTTGGGGCACCAAGAGTTGGAAACATTACATTCAAACAAGAGTTGGAAGAAATGGGAGTGAAGACACTGCGTGTTGTGGTGAAGCAAGATTGGGTGCATAGAATGCCAGGGCTTGTTTTCAATGAGGCCTTcaaggtgtttgatgaaataaCAAGTTTGGAATGGGTTTACACACACGTTGGTGCTGAGTTGAAACTTGATGTTGGTACATCTCCTTATCTCAAAGGTGGAGGGATGAACTTGTCAGGGTTTCATAGCTTGGAGACATACCTTCACCTTGTTGATGGCTACTTGAGCAGTGAGACACCGTTTAGGAATGAAGCTAAAAGGGATGTTGCTTTGGTTAATAAGTATTGTGACATGCTTGTGGATGAGCTTAGGATTCCACAATGTTGGTAccaattggctaacaaaggtttGGTCTGTAATGATCATGGAAGATGGGTCAAACCCAAAAGAGACCCTGATGATATTCCTTCACATCATGATGACCCTCTTGTTCCAGATGAAACGCAAACATATATGATGACTTTGGTGTCCTCTTAG